The proteins below come from a single Pedobacter aquae genomic window:
- a CDS encoding aspartyl protease family protein, with amino-acid sequence MIPILNLKLLVIFIIAFFSFIEPNYAHDAFGFKGKRKKEQLPFTKASGLIVIKTYINQKGPFNFILDSGVGLMVITDPDLKDSLKLNSLRKIKISGLGEIEELSAYLAPSLKVNIGSTEAISLGAAILEKDLLNLSQHAGIPIHGLIGYDFFNSFTIKIYHQAGYLTLLQKSIKPKLKNGFKIPITIEKNKPYCQATVQLRDSTYQLKLIIDSGAGHTLALESLNGFNFPIPSENLKTILGIGLGGKINGSIARVNEFTLQDLKFQNLITSFPLYNDVAAKILTVPRSGSIGNRLLKHFNVIFNYHEGYIYLKRISKNFPDLEHDMSGMDIVAGGDSFNRYIINRIDENSPATAAELLVGDEIIAINFKPTRLMTLDEITEILRSRSGRGVLLDVVRGQEFYRAVIELKRRI; translated from the coding sequence ATGATACCCATTTTAAACTTAAAGCTTTTAGTAATATTTATAATTGCTTTTTTCTCATTTATCGAGCCAAATTATGCTCATGATGCATTTGGTTTCAAAGGTAAAAGAAAAAAAGAACAACTGCCTTTTACAAAAGCTAGCGGCTTAATTGTTATCAAAACTTATATCAACCAAAAAGGACCATTTAATTTTATCTTAGATTCTGGCGTGGGTTTAATGGTTATTACAGATCCAGATTTAAAAGACTCGCTAAAGCTTAACTCGCTCAGAAAAATAAAAATATCTGGTTTAGGAGAAATAGAAGAACTTTCTGCTTATTTAGCGCCTTCTTTAAAAGTAAATATTGGCAGTACAGAGGCTATAAGTTTAGGCGCTGCCATTTTAGAAAAAGATTTGCTCAATCTATCTCAACATGCAGGCATCCCCATTCATGGTTTAATTGGGTATGATTTTTTTAACAGTTTCACCATCAAGATATACCACCAAGCCGGATACTTAACTCTTCTTCAAAAAAGTATCAAGCCCAAGCTTAAAAATGGTTTTAAAATCCCTATCACCATAGAGAAAAACAAACCTTATTGCCAAGCTACGGTACAACTTAGAGATAGCACTTACCAACTCAAATTGATAATTGATAGCGGCGCTGGGCATACTTTAGCCTTAGAATCTTTAAACGGATTTAATTTCCCCATCCCATCAGAAAATTTAAAAACAATTTTAGGAATAGGTTTAGGAGGTAAAATTAATGGTTCTATTGCTCGTGTAAACGAGTTTACTTTACAGGATTTAAAGTTTCAAAATCTGATTACATCGTTTCCGCTTTATAATGATGTAGCTGCTAAAATCTTAACTGTACCCCGCAGCGGAAGTATAGGAAACAGGCTTCTAAAGCATTTTAACGTCATTTTTAATTATCACGAAGGCTATATTTATCTTAAAAGAATAAGCAAAAATTTTCCAGATTTAGAGCATGATATGAGCGGAATGGATATAGTTGCCGGCGGCGATAGTTTTAACCGTTATATTATTAACCGTATTGATGAAAACTCGCCGGCTACAGCAGCAGAACTTTTAGTAGGCGATGAAATTATTGCCATTAATTTTAAACCTACACGCTTAATGACTTTAGATGAAATTACAGAAATATTAAGATCAAGAAGTGGCCGTGGTGTTTTGTTAGATGTGGTTAGAGGACAAGAATTCTATAGAGCTGTTATTGAATTGAAAAGGAGAATTTAA
- a CDS encoding sensor histidine kinase: MESGFKMQENESFVSITHKQWDNFLQLDTFFHNTPDLLCIAGFDGYFKKINPAVSALLEYSQEELMANPISSFIHPDDRLVTTTARDGLKEGRRLLNFENRYITQSGNIIWLSWTSIIVNDQDNIYAIAKNITAKKKLEEEKNRLLTEISKVNQDLKHFARTTSHDLRSPVNNLIALFRLLDTHKIEDEETKQLIQLLESSTHQLKTMLDSYLQDLKAQDGITAAKEELALDQVLNNVLGSIQHLLHQAKAKVNIDFSAFSAIDFNKTYLESIFLNLITNAIKYAKADEHPVINIYTKVVDGRKQMIIEDNGLGFDAEKVKDRIFKMYQTFHNHPDAKGVGLYLVHTHVLEMGSKISVHSEVNKGTTFIIHLEG, encoded by the coding sequence ATGGAAAGCGGTTTTAAAATGCAGGAAAACGAAAGTTTTGTAAGTATTACCCATAAACAATGGGATAACTTTTTACAGTTAGATACTTTTTTTCACAATACACCAGATTTACTTTGTATAGCAGGCTTTGACGGATATTTTAAAAAAATTAATCCTGCCGTTTCTGCCTTATTAGAATATTCTCAGGAAGAATTAATGGCTAATCCTATCTCTAGCTTTATTCATCCTGATGATAGATTGGTTACAACAACAGCCAGAGATGGATTAAAAGAAGGTAGAAGGCTACTAAATTTTGAAAATAGATATATCACCCAAAGCGGAAACATTATTTGGCTTTCTTGGACATCTATCATCGTAAATGATCAAGATAACATATATGCAATTGCTAAAAACATCACTGCTAAGAAGAAATTAGAAGAAGAAAAAAATCGTCTTTTAACCGAGATTTCTAAGGTTAACCAAGATCTTAAACATTTTGCAAGAACTACCTCGCATGATTTACGCTCGCCAGTAAATAATTTAATTGCGTTGTTTAGGCTTCTAGATACCCATAAAATAGAAGATGAAGAAACCAAGCAATTAATACAGCTTTTAGAATCCTCTACCCATCAGTTAAAAACAATGTTGGATAGTTATTTGCAAGATTTAAAAGCACAGGATGGAATTACAGCAGCTAAAGAAGAACTTGCACTAGACCAAGTTTTAAACAATGTTTTAGGCTCCATACAACATTTACTACATCAGGCTAAAGCCAAAGTGAATATAGATTTTAGTGCTTTTTCGGCTATAGATTTTAACAAAACCTATTTAGAAAGTATTTTTTTAAACCTCATCACCAACGCTATTAAATACGCTAAGGCAGATGAACATCCGGTTATAAATATCTATACCAAAGTAGTTGATGGCCGTAAGCAGATGATTATAGAAGATAATGGTTTGGGTTTTGATGCCGAGAAAGTTAAGGATAGAATTTTTAAAATGTACCAAACCTTTCATAACCACCCCGATGCTAAAGGCGTTGGATTATATTTAGTACATACCCATGTTTTAGAAATGGGTTCAAAAATAAGTGTTCATAGCGAGGTTAATAAAGGCACCACTTTTATCATACATTTAGAAGGTTAA
- a CDS encoding nuclear transport factor 2 family protein, which yields MKTKNFLTAIVCFVLLSVSTLVMADEKNIDKKSMSFSIGTYIDVLKSGYSADYASIIAYDAKFNINRNGNTVTHYKTEELKFNNNKNNAATQNCNVSYKVITASDNYALVTVSMQYENFTRENIVSLSKIKDSWKITEVNSVFK from the coding sequence ATGAAAACTAAAAACTTTTTAACTGCAATTGTTTGTTTTGTTCTTTTAAGTGTATCTACACTGGTAATGGCAGATGAGAAAAACATCGATAAAAAAAGCATGAGCTTTAGCATTGGAACTTACATTGATGTATTAAAATCTGGATACAGCGCAGATTACGCTTCTATCATTGCTTATGATGCTAAATTCAACATCAACAGAAACGGTAATACGGTTACCCACTACAAAACAGAAGAGTTAAAATTCAACAACAATAAAAATAATGCTGCAACACAGAACTGCAATGTTTCTTATAAAGTTATAACGGCAAGTGATAATTATGCGCTGGTAACAGTAAGCATGCAATACGAGAATTTTACTAGAGAAAATATTGTTAGCTTATCAAAAATTAAAGATTCTTGGAAAATTACAGAAGTAAACTCTGTATTTAAATAA
- the egtB gene encoding ergothioneine biosynthesis protein EgtB, with product MLLHQYKTVRQLSEEICLPLETEDYVVQPIIDVSPPKWHLGHSTWFFETFVLKPYLPNYQEFNPQYNFVFNSYYETLGARVIRTDRGNLSRPTVSQVYQYRKHVDEAMHELLQQNLADETIEILILGLNHEQQHQELLWYDIKYILGHNPLFPAYADEHIENRIFTIVQQADWHYFPEGLYKIGYQEDGFCFDNELAPHQVYLQPFSLATDLVSNQEYLNFMETGGYQDFRFWHQEGWDWVCKNQIKAPLYWHNINNQWQTYTLSGLKNIHLHRPVMHISYYEAAAYAAWRGCRLATEFEWEAASAKLNWGQLWEWTESAYLPYPGFSKAPGAIGEYNGKFMVNQKVLKGASVATAAGHQRKSYRNFFHPHLRWHYNGIRLAK from the coding sequence ATGCTTCTTCATCAATACAAAACGGTACGTCAACTATCAGAAGAAATTTGTTTGCCATTAGAAACAGAAGACTACGTTGTACAACCCATTATTGATGTAAGCCCGCCGAAATGGCATTTAGGCCATAGCACTTGGTTTTTCGAGACTTTTGTTTTAAAACCATACTTGCCCAACTATCAAGAATTTAACCCGCAATACAATTTTGTTTTTAATAGCTATTACGAAACTTTGGGGGCCAGAGTCATCAGAACAGACCGCGGAAATTTAAGCAGACCAACAGTAAGCCAAGTTTACCAATACCGCAAACATGTTGATGAAGCTATGCATGAACTTTTGCAGCAAAACCTCGCAGATGAAACTATAGAAATCCTTATCCTGGGTTTAAACCACGAGCAACAACACCAAGAGCTATTATGGTATGATATCAAATACATATTAGGGCATAATCCCTTATTTCCCGCTTACGCTGATGAACATATAGAAAACAGAATTTTTACTATTGTCCAGCAAGCAGATTGGCATTACTTTCCCGAAGGATTGTATAAAATTGGTTATCAAGAAGATGGTTTTTGTTTTGATAACGAATTAGCTCCACATCAGGTTTATTTACAGCCTTTTTCTTTGGCAACAGATTTAGTGAGCAACCAAGAATATTTAAATTTTATGGAAACTGGCGGCTATCAAGATTTTAGATTTTGGCATCAAGAAGGTTGGGATTGGGTTTGTAAAAATCAAATTAAAGCACCGCTATACTGGCACAACATCAATAATCAATGGCAAACTTATACTTTAAGTGGTTTAAAAAATATTCATCTACACCGCCCAGTTATGCATATCAGCTATTACGAAGCTGCGGCCTATGCCGCTTGGAGAGGCTGCCGTTTGGCTACAGAGTTTGAATGGGAAGCGGCCTCGGCAAAACTTAACTGGGGCCAACTTTGGGAATGGACAGAAAGTGCTTATCTGCCTTATCCGGGCTTTAGCAAAGCACCAGGTGCTATAGGCGAGTATAATGGCAAATTTATGGTAAATCAAAAGGTTTTAAAAGGTGCTTCTGTAGCAACTGCTGCTGGGCATCAAAGAAAAAGCTATCGTAATTTCTTTCATCCGCATTTGCGTTGGCATTATAATGGTATAAGGCTGGCAAAGTAA
- a CDS encoding L-histidine N(alpha)-methyltransferase, translating to MDTFLQDVLSGLNATPKTLQSKYFYDEAGDILFQKIMSSPEYYLTNCEMEIFTTQTQALAKAIKNGFDSFDLVELGAGDASKSVYLIKELSKQDVNFTYMPIDISSHVIKLLEENLPKQVQHLQIKGLKGEYFEMLEKATQISSKRKAVLFMGANIGNMPASEAITFCKKLRGLLNKEDLLLIGFDLKKHPKIIRQAYHDANGYTRDFNLNLLKRINKELGANFNIDAFEHYPSYDPATGSCKSYLISLKKQSIIIANTTINFHEHEYIAMEISQKYDLEETENMARQADFKPVKHFFDEKKWFVDSIWECI from the coding sequence ATGGACACTTTTTTACAAGATGTATTATCGGGTTTAAACGCCACACCTAAAACGCTGCAATCAAAATATTTTTATGATGAGGCTGGAGACATATTATTTCAAAAAATTATGTCATCACCAGAATATTACCTCACCAATTGCGAAATGGAAATTTTCACTACTCAAACCCAAGCTTTAGCAAAAGCCATTAAAAATGGTTTTGATAGTTTTGATTTGGTTGAGCTAGGTGCCGGTGATGCTAGTAAATCTGTATATCTCATAAAGGAATTAAGTAAACAAGACGTTAACTTTACTTATATGCCTATTGATATTTCTTCGCATGTTATTAAGCTTTTAGAAGAAAATTTACCTAAACAAGTACAACACCTTCAAATAAAGGGCTTAAAAGGCGAGTATTTTGAAATGCTTGAAAAAGCAACGCAGATATCAAGCAAAAGAAAAGCAGTTTTATTTATGGGCGCAAACATTGGAAATATGCCAGCCTCAGAAGCAATAACTTTCTGCAAAAAGCTAAGAGGCTTATTAAATAAAGAAGATTTATTGCTCATAGGTTTTGACCTTAAAAAGCATCCAAAAATTATAAGACAAGCCTATCATGATGCAAATGGTTATACCAGAGATTTTAATTTAAATCTCCTCAAACGTATCAATAAAGAATTAGGGGCAAATTTTAATATTGATGCTTTTGAGCATTACCCTTCTTACGACCCCGCTACAGGTTCTTGCAAAAGTTATCTCATCAGCTTAAAAAAGCAAAGTATTATTATAGCAAATACAACCATAAATTTTCATGAGCATGAATATATCGCCATGGAAATTTCTCAGAAATACGATTTAGAAGAAACAGAAAATATGGCTAGACAAGCTGACTTTAAACCCGTAAAACATTTCTTTGATGAGAAAAAGTGGTTTGTAGACAGTATTTGGGAATGTATTTAA
- a CDS encoding PAS domain S-box protein, whose product MNSQKKITLYYFILGISWIYFSDRALDYFFKDHVLCDNNWANTIKGLLFVTITSLLLYKLINKYFDKLSKSEKDYRNMFDANPNPMYIYDLKSLKFIEVNKAAIKNYGYSKQEFLSKTVLDIRPDTEKERLLSDILSSPKRISYDEPWIHILKNGEQIKVNVHAYEINYKGKSARLVLAVDISEQLLIKEQLKQQQEKLQAQNIKLLQSLETIELHKNKLSSTQKIAKIAGWEFNMETETLVPNSGFLEVLNLDKEEGACLKILKTYILEKDKQKFEHFISSFNIGITVNECVVRFKKEKELRYILFAATLKDPKKQKNAVEGYIKDVTEITLKDQLIHKTLERFEQLALSTNDALYEWDIESSVIRLTGNIDSIMGYGVKEAIHPEKWWVDRMHPTDFIENDNLFREAVEQRQQTLKRKYRFKTLNGVYKLIYDQSIIKYNAQNEVEKVIGSIQDVEELTKINQENKRLLDIISKVNNFIIITDVNGFIDWVNPAFTELTEYTLEEVKGKKPGLLLQGPESNKEVIMRMSTALKEKNHFTEEIINYSKSGRKYWLKIDCNPIYDDNHHHVGFIAIESEITERKLREVKIEKQNEILKKTALFNSHEVRRPLASILGIIELLKYENSESTKNQLIKLLEKCSEELDTAIRNSISLTEFNEEQPLN is encoded by the coding sequence ATGAATAGCCAAAAAAAAATAACACTATATTATTTTATCTTAGGTATTTCATGGATATATTTTAGTGATAGGGCACTAGATTATTTTTTTAAAGACCATGTTCTATGCGATAACAATTGGGCCAATACCATTAAAGGCTTATTGTTTGTTACCATAACCAGCTTATTACTTTATAAACTTATCAACAAATATTTTGATAAGCTAAGCAAGTCTGAAAAGGATTATCGAAATATGTTTGATGCCAATCCTAACCCCATGTATATCTACGATTTAAAAAGTTTAAAATTTATAGAGGTTAACAAAGCTGCAATAAAAAATTATGGTTATAGCAAACAAGAATTTTTATCAAAAACAGTTTTAGATATAAGACCAGATACTGAAAAAGAAAGATTGTTAAGTGATATTTTATCATCTCCAAAAAGAATTTCATACGATGAGCCTTGGATACACATTTTAAAAAATGGCGAACAAATAAAGGTTAATGTACATGCGTATGAGATTAATTACAAAGGAAAATCAGCCCGTTTGGTTTTAGCTGTAGATATTTCTGAGCAACTCCTCATAAAAGAACAATTAAAGCAACAACAAGAAAAGTTACAAGCTCAAAATATTAAGCTTTTGCAAAGTTTAGAAACCATAGAACTACATAAAAATAAACTTTCTAGCACACAAAAAATAGCAAAAATAGCGGGGTGGGAGTTTAATATGGAAACAGAAACTTTAGTGCCCAACTCTGGCTTTTTAGAAGTATTAAACTTAGATAAAGAAGAGGGTGCTTGTCTAAAAATTTTAAAAACCTACATTTTAGAAAAGGACAAACAAAAATTTGAACATTTTATTAGTTCTTTCAATATTGGCATTACCGTTAATGAATGTGTTGTAAGATTTAAAAAAGAAAAAGAACTAAGATATATCTTATTTGCCGCTACCTTAAAAGATCCTAAAAAGCAAAAAAATGCTGTAGAAGGCTATATTAAAGACGTAACAGAGATAACACTTAAAGACCAGCTCATCCATAAAACTTTAGAGCGCTTTGAACAATTGGCCCTCTCTACCAATGATGCGCTTTATGAATGGGACATTGAAAGCTCTGTCATCAGGTTAACCGGAAATATAGATTCTATTATGGGCTATGGTGTTAAAGAAGCCATACATCCAGAAAAGTGGTGGGTAGATCGCATGCACCCTACTGATTTTATAGAGAATGACAACCTTTTTAGGGAAGCCGTTGAACAAAGGCAGCAAACACTTAAAAGAAAATACAGATTTAAAACGCTAAATGGGGTTTATAAACTCATTTATGATCAATCCATCATCAAATATAACGCTCAAAACGAAGTTGAAAAAGTTATTGGCTCTATACAAGATGTTGAAGAACTCACCAAAATTAATCAGGAAAATAAAAGGTTGTTAGATATTATCAGCAAAGTAAACAACTTCATTATCATTACCGATGTAAATGGATTTATAGACTGGGTTAACCCTGCCTTTACGGAGTTGACTGAATATACGCTAGAAGAAGTAAAAGGTAAAAAGCCAGGGCTTTTGTTGCAAGGACCAGAAAGTAATAAAGAAGTCATCATGAGGATGTCTACAGCGCTTAAAGAGAAGAACCACTTCACAGAAGAGATAATTAACTATTCTAAGTCTGGTAGAAAATACTGGTTAAAAATAGATTGTAACCCTATTTATGATGATAATCATCATCATGTTGGGTTTATTGCCATAGAAAGTGAAATAACCGAGCGAAAATTAAGGGAGGTTAAAATTGAAAAACAAAACGAGATTTTGAAAAAAACTGCTTTATTTAATTCTCATGAAGTAAGAAGGCCTTTAGCATCTATATTAGGTATCATAGAATTATTAAAGTACGAAAACTCAGAATCTACAAAAAACCAGTTAATAAAATTATTAGAGAAATGTAGCGAAGAGCTGGATACCGCCATTAGAAACTCTATAAGCTTAACAGAATTTAACGAAGAACAGCCTCTTAATTAA
- the dapF gene encoding diaminopimelate epimerase translates to MELNFYKYQGAGNDFVIVDNRKLGFNHHNPTLLAKICDRRFGVGGDGIMFLEEKEGYDFEMVYYNADGQPSSMCGNGGRCIVAFAKFLGIINQETDFLAVDGPHYAKISAEGDWVSLQMIDVDVVKMDGHDYVINTGSPHFVRLETSDIAKKNVFEEGRIIRYNETYNQEGINVNFVEDKQDYLFVRTYERGVEDETYACGTGVTAVALAMAKHKNLTGHISTPIKVLGGDLNIKFDYDGEHYRHIFLEGPAIQVFKGTIAI, encoded by the coding sequence ATGGAATTAAACTTTTATAAATACCAAGGTGCGGGTAATGATTTTGTTATTGTTGATAACAGAAAGCTGGGTTTTAACCATCATAACCCCACATTACTAGCAAAAATATGCGATAGAAGGTTTGGCGTTGGCGGAGATGGTATCATGTTCCTTGAAGAAAAAGAAGGTTACGATTTTGAGATGGTTTATTATAATGCAGACGGCCAACCAAGTAGTATGTGTGGCAATGGCGGGAGATGTATTGTAGCTTTTGCTAAATTTTTAGGAATCATTAATCAAGAGACTGATTTTTTGGCAGTTGATGGTCCGCATTATGCAAAAATTTCAGCAGAAGGAGATTGGGTAAGCTTACAAATGATTGATGTTGACGTAGTAAAAATGGATGGCCATGATTATGTAATAAATACAGGCTCTCCGCATTTTGTACGTTTAGAAACATCAGATATAGCTAAAAAAAATGTTTTTGAGGAAGGTAGAATTATCAGGTATAATGAAACCTATAACCAAGAAGGTATAAATGTTAATTTTGTTGAGGATAAGCAAGATTATCTTTTTGTAAGAACCTATGAAAGAGGTGTAGAAGATGAAACTTACGCTTGCGGAACCGGAGTTACAGCGGTTGCATTAGCCATGGCAAAGCATAAAAATTTAACTGGTCATATATCAACACCTATTAAAGTTTTAGGCGGAGATTTAAACATCAAATTTGATTATGATGGCGAACACTATCGTCATATCTTTTTAGAAGGCCCAGCAATACAAGTTTTTAAAGGAACAATAGCCATTTAA